From Musa acuminata AAA Group cultivar baxijiao chromosome BXJ3-8, Cavendish_Baxijiao_AAA, whole genome shotgun sequence, one genomic window encodes:
- the LOC135646229 gene encoding pentatricopeptide repeat-containing protein At2g33760-like — protein MHRSLNRTARRLEPLAVPHSRHPLPDSSHPRQLSWSSPPAATPPRRQQPLDDLNSSVLPRSTPRHYDDYLNLLRSFVSRKALEPGKQLHARLLLSGLGYNAILATKLVDLYCLCDHVTYAHKLFDRIPKRNLFLWNVLIRAYAWTGPHEVALSLYYQMLDCGLAPDNFTFPFVLKACSALSALEAGRGIHELVVSTGWETDVFVGAALIDMYAKCGCVDHARELFDRIPNRDVVLWNSMIAAYAQNGHPSEALLLCRDMVARGFTPTLATLVTVISASADAAALPRGREIHGLSWRRGFDSQDKVKTALVDMYAKSGWVKVARVLFEQLAEKRIVSWNSMICGYGMHGHADEALALFDRMRDEDQVLPDHITFVGLLSACNHGGLVDEGRSFFNSMLSDYRIPPAVQHYTCMIDLLGHSGRLAEAYKLIQDMTMAADSGVWGALLNACKIHRNVELGELALQKLIELEPDDAGNYVLLSNIYAQAGKWQEAAEVRKLMTDRGLKKSIACSWIEVKNQVHAFLVGDLSHPSSGAIYAELERLEGLMAEAGYEPDTMPVFHDVGDDEKRNMVRSHSERLAIAFGLISTPPGTTLLVTKNLRVCEDCHTAIKFISAIVGREIIVRDVNRYHHFKDGECSCRDYW, from the coding sequence ATGCATCGTTCCTTGAATCGAACTGCGAGGCGACTCGAACCTCTCGCCGTTCCCCACTCCCGTCATCCCCTTCCCGACTCGAGTCACCCAAGGCAGTTGAGCTGGTCTTCGCCTCCGGCCGCAACTCCTCCTCGTCGGCAACAACCGCTTGATGATCTGAACTCCTCAGTCCTCCCTCGCAGCACTCCCCGGCATTACGACGACTACCTGAACCTCCTCAGGTCCTTCGTCTCCCGGAAGGCGTTAGAGCCCGGGAAGCAGCTCCACGCCCGCCTCCTCCTCTCCGGCCTCGGCTACAACGCCATCTTGGCCACCAAGCTCGTCGATCTGTACTGCCTGTGCGACCATGTGACTTATGCGCACAAGCTGTTTGACAGAATTCCTAAGAGAAACTTGTTTCTGTGGAACGTCCTCATCCGAGCTTACGCTTGGACTGGGCCCCACGAGGTCGCCCTCTCGTTGTATTACCAGATGCTCGACTGCGGCCTCGCGCCTGATAACTTCACGTTCCCGTTCGTCCTCAAGGCCTGCTCCGCCCTCTCCGCGCTCGAGGCCGGGCGGGGGATCCACGAGCTTGTGGTAAGCACCGGCTGGGAAACGGACGTGTTCGTGGGTGCCGCCCTGATCGACATGTACGCCAAGTGCGGGTGCGTCGACCATGCTCGAGAATTGTTCGACAGGATTCCGAACCGAGATGTCGTGCTTTGGAACTCCATGATCGCCGCCTACGCTCAGAACGGGCATCCGTCGGAGGCGCTCCTTCTGTGCCGTGATATGGTGGCGCGTGGGTTCACGCCGACTCTCGCTACTCTTGTGACCGTGATCTCCGCTTCGGCCGATGCGGCGGCTCTGCCGAGAGGGCGGGAGATTCACGGATTGAGTTGGAGGCGCGGGTTTGATTCCCAAGACAAGGTGAAGACCGCGCTCGTGGATATGTACGCCAAGAGCGGCTGGGTGAAGGTTGCTCGTGTGCTCTTCGAGCAGCTCGCAGAGAAAAGGATTGTTTCCTGGAACTCCATGATCTGCGGGTACGGCATGCACGGCCATGCGGACGAAGCCCTTGCCCTGTTCGACAGAATGAGGGATGAGGATCAAGTGCTTCCTGATCACATTACTTTCGTCGGCCTCCTCTCCGCTTGCAACCATGGAGGTCTGGTAGATGAAGGGAGGAGCTTCTTCAACTCGATGTTGAGCGATTACCGCATTCCACCGGCGGTGCAGCATTACACTTGCATGATAGATCTCCTTGGCCACTCCGGCAGACTAGCTGAAGCATACAAGCTCATCCAAGACATGACAATGGCCGCCGACTCTGGAGTATGGGGTGCTTTGCTGAACGCCTGCAAGATCCACCGGAATGTGGAATTGGGGGAGCTGGCACTGCAAAAGCTGATCGAACTGGAGCCGGACGACGCAGGGAACTACGTTCTTCTATCGAACATATACGCACAAGCCGGGAAGTGGCAGGAAGCCGCCGAGGTGAGGAAGCTGATGACCGACAGAGGCCTGAAGAAGAGCATTGCCTGTAGCTGGATCGAAGTGAAGAACCAGGTCCACGCGTTCCTCGTCGGCGATCTGTCGCATCCCAGCTCGGGGGCGATATACGCAGAGCTGGAAAGGTTGGAAGGGCTCATGGCGGAGGCTGGATACGAGCCGGACACGATGCCCGTCTTCCACGACGTGGGCGACGACGAGAAGAGGAACATGGTTCGCAGCCATAGCGAGAGGCTGGCCATCGCATTTGGACTCATCAGCACGCCGCCGGGGACGACGCTGTTGGTGACGAAGAACCTGAGAGTCTGCGAGGACTGTCACACGGCCATCAAGTTCATTTCGGCGATTGTTGGCAGAGAAATCATAGTAAGAGATGTGAATCGATACCACCATTTCAAGGACGGCGAGTGTTCCTGTCGAGATTATTGGTAG
- the LOC103995805 gene encoding protein SHORT-ROOT 1 — MDTLFRLFSPQSSRDLSRNSSSSRSSEPHQIHYQHSFLHQNSFARQQEVEFYREECGTEHHLYMDEDFSSSSSSKHFQNPHQPPSTTTTTTTTTTPTPTPIFDPADLSLTQDLNLDFASPSSSSVGASGAGRRWSSQLLIECARAVAARDSHRVQQLMWMLNELSSPYGDTEQKLAAYFLQGFFARLTSSGPRTLRTLSAASDRNCSFDSTRRTALRFQELSPWSSFGHVAANGAILEAFLDPSSASQRLHILDLSNTFCTQWPTLLEALATRSADDTPHLSITTVVWSASPSTAVQTVMREIGQRMEKFARLMGVPFRFNVVHHAGDLSDLDLDTLDLREGDSSALAVNCINALHGVSPANRRRETLIAAIRRLQPRIVTVVEEEADLEGGGGGGGEEEGEAFFKVFKENLRFFSAYFESLEESFPKTSNERLALEREAGRSVVDLVACPAAESAERRDTAAGWSRRMRSAGFAPAAFSEDVTDDVRALLRRYKEGWTMRPMAEDSEDASAGIFLEWKEQPVVWASAWKP, encoded by the coding sequence ATGGACACCTTATTTAGATTGTTCAGTCCACAATCTTCCCGTGACCTGAGTCGCAATTCAAGTAGCTCGAGATCCTCTGAGCCTCACCAGATCCATTACCAGCACTCCTTCTTGCACCAAAACTCCTTTGCTCGTCAGCAAGAGGTGGAGTTCTACCGAGAAGAATGCGGCACCGAGCATCACCTTTACATGGATGAagacttctcctcctcctcgtcctcgaaGCACTTCCAGAACCCACATCAACCTCcctcaaccaccaccaccaccaccaccaccaccacgccAACCCCGACTCCCATCTTCGATCCTGCTGACCTGTCCTTGACTCAGGACCTCAACCTCGACTTCGCCTCGCCTTCCTCGTCCTCTGTCGGTGCCTCCGGTGCCGGCCGGAGATGGTCGTCGCAGCTGCTGATCGAGTGCGCCCGCGCCGTCGCGGCGCGCGACAGCCACCGGGTGCAGCAGCTCATGTGGATGCTGAACGAGCTCTCGTCGCCTTATGGCGACACAGAGCAGAAGCTAGCGGCTTACTTCCTCCAGGGCTTCTTTGCTCGCCTGACGTCCTCCGGGCCCCGGACGCTGCGTACCCTTTCCGCCGCCTCCGATCGCAACTGCTCCTTCGACTCTACACGTCGCACCGCGCTCCGGTTCCAGGAGCTCAGCCCCTGGTCCTCCTTTGGTCACGTCGCCGCCAACGGGGCCATCCTCGAGGCCTTCCTCGATCCGTCCTCGGCGTCGCAGAGATTGCACATACTCGATCTCAGCAACACCTTCTGCACCCAGTGGCCGACGCTGCTGGAGGCGCTGGCTACGCGGTCCGCCGACGACACGCCCCACCTCTCGATCACGACGGTCGTGTGGTCGGCCTCGCCGTCGACGGCCGTGCAGACGGTCATGAGGGAGATCGGGCAGCGGATGGAGAAGTTTGCGCGGTTGATGGGAGTGCCCTTCCGGTTCAACGTAGTCCACCACGCCGGCGACCTGTCGGACCTCGACCTCGACACCCTCGACCTGAGGGAGGGCGACAGCTCGGCCCTGGCCGTGAACTGCATCAACGCGCTCCACGGCGTCTCCCCCGCAAACCGCCGCCGCGAGACACTCATCGCCGCCATCCGGCGCCTCCAGCCGCGGATCGTGACAGTGGTCGAGGAGGAGGCCGACCtggaagggggaggaggaggaggaggcgaggaGGAAGGGGAGGCGTTCTTCAAGGTCTTCAAGGAGAATCTCAGGTTCTTCTCCGCCTACTTCGAGTCGCTGGAGGAAAGCTTCCCAAAGACGAGCAACGAGCGGCTGGCCCTGGAGCGGGAGGCGGGGCGGTCAGTGGTCGACCTGGTGGCATGCCCCGCGGCGGAGTCAGCCGAGCGCCGGGATACGGCGGCCGGATGGTCGAGGAGGATGCGGTCGGCGGGGTTCGCGCCAGCGGCGTTCAGCGAGGACGTGACGGACGACGTGAGGGCGCTCCTTAGGAGGTACAAGGAAGGATGGACGATGCGACCTATGGCAGAGGATTCGGAAGACGCATCCGCCGGCATATTCCTGGAGTGGAAAGAGCAGCCGGTGGTGTGGGCGAGTGCGTGGAAGCCGTGA